In Actinomycetota bacterium, the DNA window CGGTGGCCGGCCGGTGGAAGATGGCGTACCGGACCAGGATGCCGCCGGCCACTGCCACCAACCAGGCCGGCAGGAGCGTGCGGAGCGTGGCCTGCCGGTAGGTGCCCAGCACCGCCCCGGCGGCGAACCAGAGCACCAGGATGGGCCCCAGGACCCGAAGGACGCTCGCCGCCGTGACGCCCTCGTCGTGCGTGCTCAGCCCGATCAGGACGAACACCACGAACGCCGCCGTGTCCCCGGCCGCCAGGACGAACCTGGACCGGGCCGTC includes these proteins:
- a CDS encoding DUF3054 domain-containing protein; protein product: MVFVLIGLSTHDEGVTAASVLRVLGPILVLWFAAGAVLGTYRQATLRTLLPAWLVAVAGGILVRYAIFHRPATAGKLVAFIGVALAFTLLFLLAWRLAARFLLGTGGRAKLMR